tataaattttaatatatttaatttattattattatccttACATATGCGTTCATAGatttttaaaagtatattaATGTATctgtttcaaaaataataataataatagtaatgtATCAATCAACCATACACACAttagcaataaaaaaaatatttttaagaatcccaaagaaaagaaaaagcatGTGGAgaaaaatgaattaattaattatttttcgtatttatattatttgtaaaaaaaatgaaagtgagTAAACAAGTTTGAGATATTTATCAATTAAAAGTTCATCCAAATCTTTAGGTTGAATcaaaatgtttttataattgTACATTAGGCTTTAATTTTTTTGCTTAGTAGAATAACATGAAATCATTAAAACTTTATTAACATTTTGAATAGCTCTAGATTTTTGTAGAATTTTTAAAAGTAAGTTTGAATACaacttgattttttaaaactatacaAAAGTTTACTTTGAATATCAATAAACTTTATTAAGTTATATAAAAGTTTAGGTAGCGTATCTTTagaattttatactcaaaatcacataatttaacctattgattcaatttttttttattttgatggaAAAATTTGTTAGTCACCTATGTTTTCATTCATGAGACAACAATGTAAAAACATTTCTTTTTGATTGACAAATAATTGTCAGATAAGTGCAATGCGAGAAGCACGAGCGACAAAATATCGGTCGGAAGAATCAAACTCTCAATAATTTGATAATACACTCACCTACTTCACCAACTCAAACATTATGTGAGATAACGACATGAAAACATTGAATTATTGTTTTTtgttcttgctttcttcttttagaaaatcatattatttataaatggataaacataaaattcaatacagaacataatttaaaataaaacaaaaggagCTGAAATTGATAGatctaaaaattatttaaacaattatgaacttagtttaaaaaatataaaacaagaGACATCACTGATCACTGTGTCCAAAAGCAAAATAATACTAAACGATATTTCATTGTTTTTAAACTTTATTATCTTTAtcctattaaaatattttaacaatttattttttagatagTTTAATACATTTAaccaaataatttgaaaattcacGATTCTGGACAAAATTCACCATATAAACCTTAACCCTGATCCCTGCCGCACTAACTCGAACACATTTCCGACAAACACCAAAATTCCTCAAATTCATGGCTCTGACAGTGATCCAAATCCTCAACACTTCACAATTGCTTCCTAGGAGATGCTTCCTCAAAGGTGGTTCACCTCCATCAGGTCAATTTCCCACTTCATTTCTCAGGTACAGCATTTGTCGTGCCATGAAAATTCACGTCAACTTAGTTTGGTTTTTCCACTACGTTTGAATCGAGGATTTGGGTTTTATTCTCTACAGGATTTCCAGAATTTATCCAGTGAGCAGCAAAGGTGTGGTGCGTGCTGCATTCTCAGCCGCCGGTAGTTCTGGTGCAAACAGTGATTTTAATCCATACGAGGTAATTTAGTATGCACATTTACCTGTTTGTTGCTACATTTGTGTTATTTAGGGGTGGCCCAGTCACTTggatttttagaaatttttattgTCGAGTAATAAAATGTCTCTGTCTAGGTTGCTCCGGGCGGCGGGCTCCCAGTAGGTCCAACCGCTGTATAGTTGCTTGACTAATTTGTGTGTTTCATACAGGTTATAGGCGTGAATCCCCTTGAGGGATTTGATATGGTGAAGGCAGCTTATACCAAAAAGCTAAAGGATGCTAATAGGAGAGGTGACGAAGCCACCGCCGCCCGAGTAGGTTaattaaaaatctattttgccATTATAACTTTTGTTAGATGTATTAGGAAGATGTTTGTATGTTCTAAACATTAGATTCCCACAAATTTACTCGTAAATCGTCCTTGTTCAGTTAGAAAAGGCCTACGACTCGATAATGATGTCGCAGCTGACGAAAAGGAAGAAGGGTGAGACAGTTGGTTCGTTTAAGGTAtgtttttttggtatttttatgcatgttttaaaTTTGTTAATGTTAAGATCAGTAACCTCGTGAATTACTGTCACGGATTTGCCTCCTCAACATAAATTAAGGAAGAAGGTTAGTCATGCAATGTCATATGCAAACAAGTTTATTCCAAGTACTCTTTTATCTGTAAGTTGCGTTTGCAAATATTAATTTGATTCGACTAGAGAGATTCCGTGTGATTGATTATGAAAGTGTCATGGATTTACTGTATGGATCTGAAATAATTGATTTCAAAACCTTAAAATTCAAATGTTTCTTAAGGGAATATATTAGAGAAATCATTTTGTAAGCTCTCTATCTATGAAATTGTCACTCAATCCTACAAGAAagaaaacttcaaacatgagCAAAAGGCATTAGTAGGACAGTTAATCCCATTGAAGGACCATACGCTAGTCTTGTTTGGATCCACCAAAATTTTCCCTGGAAATTGGGTTTGGTGGTTAGAAGGTGCAAACTTTGTGTTCTGGCAATTTAGAGCAATATaagttttgagtttaataaagaAATAGTTCACGTGTAGACACTTtctcagaaaaaaaaatcaactgaATTAGGAATTTTAAGACGCCTGGTGCCAAATATGATTGGATATCAGCATGTAGATCTTGTGGTCGATAAGGATTCATTTCTTATACACCATTGTAGTTTGCAACCATATGAttctttgttaatatttgattccTTCAATCTAATAtttgctttttatttttattttttaaattttgtttgtgAACAAAGCTCAGGTTTCAAAGGATATAAAGTACGCTGATAAGCAGCCAATTGTCCCATGGGGCCCAAGGTATGCCTTTTCATCAAGTAACGCCAACATAGAATGTGGATATTAATACTATTGCAAGTTAGTCAACTACTTGTTGTCTTTAACCTTTGTACCTCATTCTTTAAGTTAGAAAAATGCTCAAAACTTTTAGCTTGACTAGATAGTAACTGTTATGAGATCATTCTTGTTAGTCGTCACATCGGCTATATTAAGTTCTTTAGAGTTGtagagctagcttttggggtaaAGTTAAACACAAGTTCAAAATATTAACACGATATCATATCTCAGGTTCACCGTTATGTGCTAGATTGTCTTTATGGACACTCGTCTTGTAAACTTCACGTTTCAGCTGTTCATTCCTGAGCATGAAGAGGTGTGTTAGGTGTCCATAACGGTTGGAATAAGTTCTGGAGAGTTGTATATACGAACTTAGATAAACATCTCCTCTTGAGCTAGCTGTTGGGGTGATGATAGACCCAAGTCCATAATCTCAACAATTCTTACTCTAGATTATCTATCATTTGGTTTTGTATACTCTTTCCATGGATCTGTGTTGTATTTAGATATCTTAGTGATTGGAAATAGTGTTGTTAGCTTTCGATTTTTTATTCATTGTTCTATTTGACCTTTTCCGTCTATATCTCGTTTTCTCCTTCTGCTTAGAAACAGTTTTTTTTGCCATTACTTGACTATCTTCTATTCTTTTGTCAATATTTCAGATTTTCCAAATCTGCGGTCAAAGACATGCAAATTAACATGGCAATATCAGCTGTATTTGTAAGTAGGAGTTTGGCAGTGGTTGATCTTTTTTGTTGGATTCCGTTTTGTTTTCTAGGCTGAAATTTAGGAGGTAGAGTGGGACAGATTGACTATTATTTGGCATTTTACTTGGTCATTGACTGATCACTACATGTTTTTATTTTGCAGACAGCTTGGATATTTATCAAACGTAGCGCAGAGTATAAACCTTTGCAATTTATAGCCTTCGTGTTTGTCTATCGAATTTTTGAGAAGTTAAAAGCATTTGAAACCCCCTCATCTCCCACTTTTACGGTAAAGTTGTAAGACAAAATTGTTGAATGCTTTTACACGTGTGGTGATTTGTCCCTAAAAAagcttattttctttttttagggAAATATCATCCTAGAAGAATTTTCAACTTGACATTTCTTATAATATATCTGTAAATGCAGGAAGAAGGTGAGGATGAAGGTAGAATGTTGCGAATGGGAAAAAGGCTACTCCGATCTCTAGCCCTGGTTTTTGGTACCATAGCTTTTGCTTCTTTGGTAAGCTTAGCAATCAATTTTTTTCACCTGAAGGTAGTATTGACACCACGTGCATGTGAGATACCTGAGTTTAACAACTTGGAATTTATGAGTTCATGTTCAGATGATTATGGTGGTATTGACACCACGTGCTTGTGAGATACCTGAGTTTAACATCTTGGAATTTATGAGTTCATGTTCAGATGAAACATATAATCTTACTTGTAATGAGGTCACATTTCTGATCTGTATTGATCTTTCCTCTGTTCTATGTGTTCAAAAGGTTTAATTagtgaaaattaaatttcattaatttcTACAAACATCTTGATAGATAGCCTTGCATTTGACATGAGTGGACAACCTCCACACCTTCCTTATCCCACAAgattaaaatgacaataaaaatgTATCAAGATTGACAATAGCATTGTGGCAAGTTCTTTTTCATCACCGTTTAAATTGGTTCTAACTTAAAAAAAAAGGTGACATTCGGTTGTCATGAAAGAGTATAATGGCCTTGGGTGTCCTTTTattcatcatttatcaaaatttctGATCAGTAGCAAGTTTTCCACACGGGACTGAACCTTTCCGTTAAAGATAGTAACACCTCACGTCATTAGGTGTTTCTGATAATATTTCAGGTTTCTCTTTTTGCTTCCTTATTTCCACATACTAGTGACAGATGCCCATTATCTGATCTGTGACAAAGTTTCTATTATCCAGTTTTGTAGGTGGCATGGTTTATCTAAGTAGGATTCCAGTATTTGATtcattaattgttttattttccaTTAACTATTTCTGGAATGATCACCAGTTTACTGAATCATTATGGTTCATTCATTCTTACTTAAAAGTAAAATCAGATACACTCGATGATTTAGGCTATGTTTTCTTGCTATGATAAGCATAAGAATATACTGATAATCTTAGTATAATCTTATCAATctcatatttacatgtttttttATGGCTCGTACTGACTTGTAAAGCTCATTCATGATTACCTATTTTAGACTCTAAAACTCGATAATTTATCGCAAATAAAAAATgtgattaataattatttttttactgaTACTCTTTCCAATCAAGGAAAATTACATCTTCActtccaaaaaaataatacatgaaaagctaatttataaaaattataaaacatgaataaaaaatcaaataatttaatatattatttaatacatttcatttgattttatCCTTAttcatagaattttttttactcaatttattaatttttatttttaaacaataaataatatttataccCAATCTCAATTTTGCAAATACAAGTTAAAAATAAGATTATTTATTATAGACAGATGATAAAATTGTAACTCGTCATAATttcaatcataaaattcatcaatcaaagtAAACATGTTGTTGCTTATCCATCATTGTTTCACatcttataaaattagtttaatAGTCTCAGTACGATTTATCCACGTGTAATCACATTTCAATAACTAAACACAGCTTTACAAAATCCAGTTATTTAGGTTAAAGTTAAGTTGTATTCTGTTTGGCTTATTTGGCTCGGTTTATACACTGACAGTTTCTCTAATGTTAAATTGTAGGGATACACTGGTATTCTGAATGTAGTCGAATATTCACTTGGCTATGTGCCAGTTTTCTTGCACAACAACCAGGTAATAACCATTGCCGTCCACCAGACACTTTCTTTGGATTAGATATTTGAAAATGGCCAAATCAGATTCATTTCCAAGGAAATTATATACCACCACTGGATGTTCCTCATGCCTCATAGAATGAGGCACATTGGGAAAATATAATAAGTTCTGCTGAGGTGCGCGACACGAAATGCGATAGACCAAATTGTGAATGATTTGTCTTTTCATTTAGATGGCCTAAAACTTAGCATCTTGTGCAAAATGACATGCATCGaatcaattaaaaaattcaGCAAATTAATTGCAATTGAACTCTGTTTCGCCTTACTCAGGAACTGCTCGTAACTGCATCAACGGCGCTCATGCTCTACGTTCTAGCCTCATTCTATCGGTGACAATTTTCCTTCTACATTGTCAACGATCCCAATGTTTGTCTGGGTGAACAGCAAGTTTCGCATGAAAGTTCCGAGCAGACTAAGAGTTTAAAACCGGTCTCTGCACGAGTTCGTATAATTGGGAGTTGAAAGAGGGTAGATCATATACTACAAAAAAGAGTCTAGATTAGAATGTGGTGATAGATATATATTAACCTTTTTATTATCTTGGATATTGCTTTCCATGTCAAAAAAAATACTGCTTTTAATGGTTTATGAAATTGTGATTTTGAAGATTATCATACCTACCATGTACAAACTACTATTTTCTATTGTAGTAGGCTTCGTCCGTGGAAACACACCTCTTTTTGCTCTGGCCTAGAAATAACTAAATTGctcgttttatttttttaaaaaaatatagtctTCTAATTTTCTCTCGTGTGTAAAAATGACTGATAAAGTCTGTTAGGTTcgttttgttaaaatatttaattatcttttttttcacaaaaactcatgtgagacgatctcacgggtcaattttgtgaaatagaTATTCCATATGGATCATctacgaaaaaatattattttttatgttaaatatattaatttttattgtaaatatgaatacAATTGATCCATGAATAAAAATCCGTGAGGTTGTCTTATgaaagatttattttttttatgaaggtctattttctaatttcttaattaatatttactaTCTTTTACAAAAAGGTTGATAAAGTCTGTTAGGTtcgttttattaaaatatttaactaGAATAAAGAATAATAttgaataaattataatatgtttgtttgattgatttatttGGGATGGAAtgtaaattatcaaaatttcatttttaataattaataaaaaaaataaaatcaaagatactagaaataatattataatttttcatttaatgattctgattatataaaataaataattaacgaATTTAATCAACATGatataaataatcaatacacaaaatTATAACCAAATATTTAAGTAAATTGGATTATAAACAATCCCATATGCAACCACCGAAATGTGgcaagttatatatatataaaaaagacgTGGTTGCAGTTGCAATAATATCAATCTTCAGGGGGTTGAATGCAGATAATGTATTAGGTTAATATATTTGCACtctccatcgaccttcagctaaaACCCACAAAAACCTCAGTGAGGTAATTGTACTGTAGGCTTGGACCAACGACAAACTGCCAATCGAATTGAAAAATCCACCGAGGAATCGTGCAAAGGAAGAGATGAATAATCTGAAGATTTCTTGGGAGGTGGCTGCGAGGCTGCAGTTACAGTCTGAAAGTGTGGAGGATTTTCTCCGGTTGTCGGCCATTGACGTGGAGCGCGATCTCCTCTTCTTCGTTTCATCCTCCAATTTCATTTACACAATGCAGAATCTTTCATCTCAAgtataaaaacattatttttaatttgttattttCTGTTGTTTTGTTGTTTCTTGGTTGTACTGTCTTGCAGAAGTTAGCGGAGATgggatttaatattttttttggatgtGTCGTGTGAAGATTATGGATGAGTGTTATGAATCACGATATTATGCATGTGTTTATAACAAATGCGCCTAGCGAAGCTgcataaataaaaaagattttgtCTTTGATAAAACTTCATGATTTTTGAAATTGTCCAAATGGAAGGACTAATCTTTTTCCAAACTTGTTTTGATGATTATGGACCAAGTTTCTCGATCTCTCTATTGTTCTGTATCTATATATCTCCTGAAGAATCTTTTTCCGTAACCAGACTGAAGGAGCTTGGAGTAAGACCTCATCACCTGCTTCTGCTCATCTCATTGATCTAGAAGCAGGAGATTACATTACTTGTTTAGAATACGTCATGGAAAAGGAAGCCTTGCTCTTGGGAACTTCTTATGGTCTTCTATTACTCTTTAGTGTGGATGATAATGCAACAGAAATTGTTGGACGAGTCGAAGGTGGTGTCAGGTGCATCTCACTAAGTCCAGATGGTGATTTGTTCGGTATGGTCACTGGTTTTCAGCAGATTCTAGTGATGAATCTTGATTGGGATTTGTTGTATGAGATGGCACTAGATGATTTGTCAGAAGATATTGACGTACGTAAGGACTTTTTACCatattctttaaatttaaacttgATGTGAGTCAATCATGTCATAAGCTGCCTCTTATGTTGTTTAACTTGATGACATCTGTTTCATTTTGTGCTTGTTTTTTTGGGTTTTGAAGGAAACTTTTTTCGCTATTAACGACGATAGTTCATAAAATTGTATATGGATAGTTTTGTGGTATAATAGTAAGATTCCATTAGGAGTTAACTTTATTCAAAAAGAGATTTTTGGAATGCCTTGGAATGTTTTCAAAATCTCGCATTCACACCTACTTCTTCGGGGAGACTTGCGCAAATGGATCTGTGCGAAAATTCGTTTTCAAGAATAGATTCCTCTTGTTATTTTGCACATACTCATTTTTGCAACTGGCTCCTATCTTTTGGTAGCTTTGCACATGGCAATTTCTTCTTGTGCCCTTTCCAGTCTTTCTTTTTTATCACTAGGCAACATTTATATTCCAATTGAAAATTTTTCCTGCGTCGTTGGTTGTAAGAGAGTGACGTGGTTTATGAAGGAAGCGTGGAGAAGATGCTCAGAAAAACATACCGCAACTATCATGGAAGTGTGAGCAGATGAGAAATAGCATTTACACCAATAGTTTGTGAAATATAAAAGTCAACATTATCCATCCAAGTTTAGGAAGAGGGAGGTGTTGTGGACTTTTTCTATGATCCTTTGcatttttattgtcattataCTGCAAAAATGTTTAGTGCTCAAGAATAAATGAACTTTAGAATTGAGATGGAGTTGTGCAGTTTATTCACATGATGTGTTGGATTGTGTTTCAGATGAATTAGCATCTTCTGCCGAAGTTTTGTTTCACAATCCCATTTCATGGAGGGGCGATGGCAAGTTTTTTGCAGCTCTAAGCAAGGCGCATGATTCATTTCCCTCAAATAAAAAGCTTAAAATTTGGGAACGTGACTCAGGGGCGCTCCATGCTGTCTCAGAACCAAGGCCTTTCATGGGATCAGCATTGGACTGGATTCAAAGTGGAGGAAAAATTGCTGCTGTCTATGATCgaattgaagaaaataaatGCCCATCTATAGTCTTTTTTGAGAGAAATGGTTTAGAGAGAAGCTCATTCAGTATCAACGAGGGGATTGAGGCTACTATAGACTTTCTGAGGTTCAACTGTAACTCTGATCTTCTTGCTGCTATTGTTAGAAATGAAACATACGATACCCTCAAGATTTGGGTTTTTAGTAATAATCAGTGGTACTTAAAGCAGGAGATTAGATATTCAAGGAATGATAAAGTGAACTTCATGTGGGATCCGACAAAACCTCTTCGGTTGATTTGTTGGACTCTTAATGGCCAAATTATAAGCTATAAGTTTGTTTGGGTCACGGCTGTAAGGGATGATTCAACAGCATTTGTCATTGATGGCTCAAAGATACTGGTAACCCCATTAGCGTTGTCCCTGATTCCACCTCCTATGTATTGTTTTAGCTTAGAGTTTCCTAGCGCTATTCGTGATATGACTTACTGCTCCAAAGTTTCACAAAATCGTCTGGTTGCATCTCTGTCAGATGGAGGTTTAAGTATTGTGCAGCTTCCTCTGCTTGAACAATGGGATGAGCTTGAAGGGAACCATTTTAAAGTTGAGGCTTCATATTTTGGTACAGAATTTGGATCTTTGCTACATCTGTCTTTGTTGGATTCACACGTGCTTCTTGGTGTTTCCTATTTTCGTTTTGGTGATAGTGATGGCACTAAGAGAACCCCGTTTGATAAGGATGGCAGTCTAGGTTATTACCTGATGGAAATTGAGATCAGTTGCTCTGAAGATCAAATTCCTAGTTCAGTGACATCCTCAGGTTGGCAAAGTGAAATTTCGAGTCAGATTTATCTTGAAGGGGTGGTTATTGGTATAGCTCCTGTGCCATCTCGTAAATCTTTGGCATTTGTTCAGTTTGATGGTGGAAAATTATCTGAGTACATCCCAAAGGCTGGAACAAATAGAGGAGCCAGTCTTCGTAAATGTGACAATAAGAATTTCTTGTTTTCCTGCCCTCAGATGGATATTGCTCAAGTTGGAGATTTTACACCAGATAAATTGTTACTCCTTGGGCTTGATGACAATGGCAGCTTGCATACTGAGGGAAGGATATTATGTAAGAACTGCAGAAGCTTTTCATTTTACTCGAATTCTGGCGATTCAACAATGACTCATTTGGTGATTGCAACGAAACATGATTTACTATTTATTGTTGACTTTGGTGATATTGTGCGTGGAGAATTGGAACAGAAGTATGAGAATTTCATGCCTATTGTGAAGAGTAGAAAGTCTGAAACTGAAagcatttatataaatatatgggaGAGAGGGGCCCAGGTTGTGGGTGTCCTCCATGGAGATGAGTCTGCTATCATACTACAGACACCTCGAGGAAATCTTGAATGTGTGTATCCCAGAAAATTGGTCCTTGCTTCAATTGTAAATTCTTTGGACAAAGGTCATTTCAGAGATGCCTTGCTCATGGTAAGACGACATAGGatagattttaatattattgTTGATCGTTGTGGTTGGCAAACCTTTGTTCAGTCAGCTGCAGATTTTGTCAGACAGGTGAGGAATTTGAGCTACATAACAGAGTTTGTTTGTggcttgaaaaatataaatatcatgGAGACACTGTACAAAAATCACTTGTCCGCGCATCACATAAAGGAGGAGTGCAAAGACGTAAAGGTCTCAAATGGTGATAATATAGTAAACTCTGTCCTGATGGCCATCCACAAGGCGCTTGAGGAGCACATCGAGGATAGTCCTTCAAGAGAGATTTGCATTCTGACCACTTTAGCTAAAAATGACCCCCCAGCTCTGGAACAGGCTTTGGAAAGAGTAAAGTTTATCCGAGAAATGGAGCTCTCGGGAACTGATGATTCAAAGAGAACGTCTTACCCTTCGTCCGAGGAAGCTCTGAAGCATCTGTTATGGTTGTCTGATATAGAGGCGGTTTTTGAAGCTGCTTTGGGGCTTTATGACTTAAATCTTGCCGCTATTGTTGCGTTAAATTCACAGAAGGATCCTAAAGAATTTCTGCCACTACTTGAAGAATTGGAAAACATGCCAATGCTTTTGATGAAGTATAAAATAGACCTTAAACTGAGAAGATATGAAAGTGCTCTCAGGCACATTTTTTCTGCGGGAGACCCTTACTATAATAATTTTACAGACCTGATGATAAACGTTCCTGAACTATATCCTCTAGGtcttcagttgattgatcagCCGCATAAAAAACGGCAAATTCTTGAAGCATGGGGAGatcatcttttttcttcaaaatgcTTTGAGGATGCTGCTACCACCTATTTGTGTAGCTTCCATCTAGAAAAAGCTCTAAAGGCTTATCGTGCTTGTGGCAATTGGAGGGGGGTTCTGACAGTAGCTGGCCTCATTAAACTTGGGAAGGATGAGCTTTTGCATCTGGCGCGTGAACTCTGCGAGGAGCTTCAGGCACTTGGTAAATTAGGTGATGCTGCTAAAATAGTATTAGATTATTGTGGTGATATAAACAATGGTATCAGCTTATTGGTCCAAGCAAGAGAATGGGAAGAGGCTTTGAGAATTGCTTTTCTGCACCAAAGAGGCGACCTGGTTTCAGTAGTGAAAAGTTCTTCTCTGGAGTGTTCTAGCTTGCTTATTGGAGAATACAATGAAGGGATGGAAAAAGCTGGCAAGTACTTGACCCGCTACTTGGCTGTTCGTCAAAGAAGATTGTTACTTGCTGCAACAATCCAATCTGATGAGCGATCTGTGGGCTATCTTGATGATGAAACAGGTTCACAAGCTAGCACTACTTTCAGTGAGTTGAGTGCATATACCACAGGGTAAGTTGCCTAATCTTCAGCTCTCTCTAGCATATAGTTTTGTCATACTTCCTTTTGTTTAGAGTTACTTAGTTTTGCTAGTAATGTTGGCCAATATCTTTTAGCGTGCACCTCTGCCTATTGAATCATGCTAGGATGGGAGGTCACTCATTACCATCAGTAATCTATTGACTTCTACTTTTCAGTGATACAAATTGGTGCCAATTGGCTTCGATGGACTTTTGTTTTCTTTATCTAAAACCATGAAGCCATCAAATACCAAATTGTGAAATCTTCGAATTCACTTGGACATGCTTTGTACTATTTGTCTCACTTATCTTGAGCAGGACCAAAAAGGGTTCAGCTGCATCGACTTCCCTGAGCATGTCTGCTAGGGGCAGAGGGCGTCAGCGAAATAGAGGAAAAATAAGAGCTGGAAGGTAAAATATTACTTCTATGTATATTTTATATACCTTAATCGGGGGAAAACCCCTCATAAGAGAAGTGACTTTTGCTATCCAGCCCGAGCGAGGAGATGGCTTTAGTAGAGCATTTGAAGGGCATGTCTCTAACCGAAGGAGCAAAATGTGAGCTTAAATCTCTACTGACTTGTCTTGTGATGCTTGGTGAAGAAGAAACTGCTCGGAAATTACAGCGTAGTGCTGAAAAGTTCCAAGTCGCTCAAATTGCAGCGGTAAAGTTAACTGAGGATGCGATGCCCAGTGATAAGGTTGATGAAGATGTGTTCTTGTTGGAACGTTACATTCAGAATGTGCGCAAGGAACCACTGCATAATTCAGAGGCCTTCTCTTGGATGTCGAAAGTATTGCCTTGATCCTCTCCTTCAACTGTCCATGTTATTTTTGCGCTCTGTAAAATTTACTTTCTGA
The DNA window shown above is from Primulina huaijiensis isolate GDHJ02 chromosome 12, ASM1229523v2, whole genome shotgun sequence and carries:
- the LOC140990575 gene encoding protein CHLOROPLAST J-LIKE DOMAIN 1, chloroplastic-like isoform X2, translating into MALTVIQILNTSQLLPRRCFLKGGSPPSGQFPTSFLRISRIYPVSSKGVVRAAFSAAGSSGANSDFNPYEVIGVNPLEGFDMVKAAYTKKLKDANRRGDEATAARLEKAYDSIMMSQLTKRKKGETVGSFKVSKDIKYADKQPIVPWGPRFSKSAVKDMQINMAISAVFTAWIFIKRSAEYKPLQFIAFVFVYRIFEKLKAFETPSSPTFTEEGEDEGRMLRMGKRLLRSLALVFGTIAFASLVSLAINFFHLKVVLTPRACEIPDLTSWNL
- the LOC140990575 gene encoding protein CHLOROPLAST J-LIKE DOMAIN 1, chloroplastic-like isoform X1, whose translation is MALTVIQILNTSQLLPRRCFLKGGSPPSGQFPTSFLRISRIYPVSSKGVVRAAFSAAGSSGANSDFNPYEVIGVNPLEGFDMVKAAYTKKLKDANRRGDEATAARLEKAYDSIMMSQLTKRKKGETVGSFKVSKDIKYADKQPIVPWGPRFSKSAVKDMQINMAISAVFTAWIFIKRSAEYKPLQFIAFVFVYRIFEKLKAFETPSSPTFTEEGEDEGRMLRMGKRLLRSLALVFGTIAFASLGYTGILNVVEYSLGYVPVFLHNNQELLVTASTALMLYVLASFYR
- the LOC140989648 gene encoding elongator complex protein 1, which codes for MNNLKISWEVAARLQLQSESVEDFLRLSAIDVERDLLFFVSSSNFIYTMQNLSSQTEGAWSKTSSPASAHLIDLEAGDYITCLEYVMEKEALLLGTSYGLLLLFSVDDNATEIVGRVEGGVRCISLSPDGDLFGMVTGFQQILVMNLDWDLLYEMALDDLSEDIDVHELASSAEVLFHNPISWRGDGKFFAALSKAHDSFPSNKKLKIWERDSGALHAVSEPRPFMGSALDWIQSGGKIAAVYDRIEENKCPSIVFFERNGLERSSFSINEGIEATIDFLRFNCNSDLLAAIVRNETYDTLKIWVFSNNQWYLKQEIRYSRNDKVNFMWDPTKPLRLICWTLNGQIISYKFVWVTAVRDDSTAFVIDGSKILVTPLALSLIPPPMYCFSLEFPSAIRDMTYCSKVSQNRLVASLSDGGLSIVQLPLLEQWDELEGNHFKVEASYFGTEFGSLLHLSLLDSHVLLGVSYFRFGDSDGTKRTPFDKDGSLGYYLMEIEISCSEDQIPSSVTSSGWQSEISSQIYLEGVVIGIAPVPSRKSLAFVQFDGGKLSEYIPKAGTNRGASLRKCDNKNFLFSCPQMDIAQVGDFTPDKLLLLGLDDNGSLHTEGRILCKNCRSFSFYSNSGDSTMTHLVIATKHDLLFIVDFGDIVRGELEQKYENFMPIVKSRKSETESIYINIWERGAQVVGVLHGDESAIILQTPRGNLECVYPRKLVLASIVNSLDKGHFRDALLMVRRHRIDFNIIVDRCGWQTFVQSAADFVRQVRNLSYITEFVCGLKNINIMETLYKNHLSAHHIKEECKDVKVSNGDNIVNSVLMAIHKALEEHIEDSPSREICILTTLAKNDPPALEQALERVKFIREMELSGTDDSKRTSYPSSEEALKHLLWLSDIEAVFEAALGLYDLNLAAIVALNSQKDPKEFLPLLEELENMPMLLMKYKIDLKLRRYESALRHIFSAGDPYYNNFTDLMINVPELYPLGLQLIDQPHKKRQILEAWGDHLFSSKCFEDAATTYLCSFHLEKALKAYRACGNWRGVLTVAGLIKLGKDELLHLARELCEELQALGKLGDAAKIVLDYCGDINNGISLLVQAREWEEALRIAFLHQRGDLVSVVKSSSLECSSLLIGEYNEGMEKAGKYLTRYLAVRQRRLLLAATIQSDERSVGYLDDETGSQASTTFSELSAYTTGTKKGSAASTSLSMSARGRGRQRNRGKIRAGSPSEEMALVEHLKGMSLTEGAKCELKSLLTCLVMLGEEETARKLQRSAEKFQVAQIAAVKLTEDAMPSDKVDEDVFLLERYIQNVRKEPLHNSEAFSWMSKVLP